A genomic window from Helicobacter suis HS1 includes:
- a CDS encoding cupin domain-containing protein, with the protein MINSLRLTLWLAICVALLPGAPKHLKGKHMEGQEITRKGQLGGFEGDSSKFSGVVHVQMLFKSEKWHHFGGGLVSFEPKARSAWHTHPAGQTLIVTKGVIYTGTQDGKVSVAHEGDVISCPPGVKHWHGAGLDSGGSHIALTGVKDGVNVI; encoded by the coding sequence ATGATTAATTCTTTACGGCTGACTTTATGGCTGGCTATTTGTGTGGCTTTATTGCCCGGAGCGCCTAAGCATTTGAAAGGAAAACACATGGAAGGACAAGAAATTACGCGTAAGGGACAATTAGGGGGGTTTGAGGGGGATAGTTCTAAGTTTAGCGGTGTTGTGCATGTGCAGATGTTATTTAAGTCTGAAAAGTGGCATCATTTTGGAGGGGGTTTAGTATCCTTTGAACCTAAGGCTAGGAGTGCATGGCATACTCACCCTGCTGGCCAAACACTCATTGTAACTAAAGGGGTGATTTATACGGGTACGCAAGATGGGAAAGTGAGTGTGGCCCATGAAGGAGATGTGATCTCTTGCCCACCGGGTGTTAAGCACTGGCATGGAGCGGGGCTAGATTCTGGTGGATCTCACATTGCCTTAACTGGAGTTAAAGATGGAGTCAATGTGATCTAG
- the ccoG gene encoding cytochrome c oxidase accessory protein CcoG — protein sequence MDTQSYTNKDTYFHRSFRLKRYFVYVAIALIPMIIPFLHIGDGQIFLISFERGQLHLLGKIYNTQEMYLLPFLVIFLFIFIFFMTTMLGRVWCGWGCPQTIFRVIHRDLIETKILGLHAKIANKQRPTPPTAANRLKKIVGLFLFAPVPLMSMAVLLFYFVPPLEFFNHIAHPSHHPLLLTIWLTLSAVVFFDIVVVKEHFCIYLCPYARVQSVLFDDDTLNPIYDTQRGGAIYDANDIKIPTLPQKRDKANECVSCNHCVLVCPTHIDIRKGMQVECINCLECVDACTITMGKLNKKSLINWSSTNATATHSKVKMWRLKTWAYLGVLLVVVAALIIGTLRKSTMLLDITHGGQLYSIKNGFVDNSYIFLFENTSNKTHEYTFNVDDPDISILRPKNTLSIAPQGKLKVVVILRMSIKLAKESYEKHDVTHSKKEILPIVIKAYSTDDPNIFVQQESVFIVPTF from the coding sequence ATGGACACGCAGAGCTATACCAATAAGGACACCTATTTTCACCGCTCCTTCCGTCTCAAACGCTACTTTGTTTATGTTGCCATTGCTCTTATCCCTATGATCATTCCCTTCTTGCACATAGGAGATGGGCAGATCTTTTTAATTTCCTTTGAGCGTGGACAACTCCACTTACTTGGCAAAATTTATAACACCCAAGAGATGTATCTTCTCCCCTTTTTGGTGATCTTTCTTTTTATTTTTATCTTTTTTATGACCACAATGCTTGGGCGAGTCTGGTGTGGCTGGGGTTGTCCGCAGACTATTTTTAGAGTGATTCATCGCGATCTGATTGAGACCAAGATTTTAGGCTTGCATGCTAAAATTGCTAATAAACAGCGCCCCACTCCCCCCACAGCGGCTAATCGCCTTAAGAAAATCGTAGGCCTCTTTTTATTCGCTCCCGTGCCTTTAATGTCTATGGCCGTGCTTCTCTTTTATTTTGTCCCACCATTAGAATTTTTTAACCACATTGCCCACCCTAGTCACCACCCCTTACTTTTAACGATCTGGTTAACTTTAAGTGCGGTTGTGTTCTTTGATATTGTGGTGGTTAAAGAACATTTTTGTATCTATCTTTGCCCTTATGCGCGGGTACAAAGCGTACTCTTTGATGATGATACTTTAAATCCCATTTATGACACACAAAGAGGCGGGGCTATTTATGATGCAAATGATATTAAAATCCCCACCCTTCCACAAAAACGCGATAAGGCCAATGAATGCGTGAGCTGTAACCACTGCGTTTTAGTTTGCCCCACCCACATTGATATTAGAAAGGGCATGCAAGTAGAGTGCATTAATTGCTTAGAGTGTGTAGATGCTTGCACCATTACAATGGGCAAACTCAATAAAAAAAGCCTAATTAATTGGTCTTCAACTAACGCCACCGCTACACATAGCAAGGTTAAAATGTGGCGGCTTAAAACTTGGGCTTATTTGGGGGTATTGCTCGTGGTTGTAGCTGCTCTTATCATTGGCACGCTTAGAAAATCTACTATGCTTTTAGACATCACGCATGGCGGGCAACTTTATAGCATTAAAAACGGCTTTGTGGATAATAGCTACATCTTTTTATTTGAAAATACCAGCAACAAGACCCACGAGTACACCTTTAATGTAGATGACCCTGATATTAGTATTTTACGGCCTAAAAACACGCTTTCTATTGCGCCTCAAGGCAAGTTAAAGGTAGTTGTGATTTTGCGCATGTCTATTAAACTGGCCAAAGAATCTTATGAAAAACACGATGTTACCCACTCTAAAAAAGAGATTTTACCCATCGTGATTAAGGCCTATAGCACAGACGATCCAAATATCTTTGTACAACAAGAAAGCGTCTTTATCGTCCCTACTTTTTAG
- a CDS encoding carboxymuconolactone decarboxylase family protein: MRAMASVHNKNHTPHLTKTAQHNFDTLFKDASLPLSQSDPDFVSAYLNFSLGEALAQSGLSTQEYMQLVLASLVAIPALGEYKNMLGIALKNHVNPVAIKEILYQAVPYVGFGRVYDFLEATNVILNAHGFKLPLETQKSVSRDQRQEKGLAIQRKFFGDMIDKMQHHAPKDEQHIRQFLSENCFGDYYTREGLTLPFRELLTFVYLTSLGGADAQLKAHVGGNIAAGNDRKKLIGVITALIPYIGYPKSLNALNAIDSIAPAK, from the coding sequence ATGCGCGCAATGGCCTCTGTACACAACAAAAACCACACACCACATTTAACTAAAACTGCACAGCACAATTTTGATACTCTCTTTAAAGACGCGTCTTTGCCTCTAAGCCAAAGTGATCCGGATTTTGTGAGTGCGTATTTAAATTTTTCTTTAGGTGAGGCCCTTGCTCAATCCGGTTTGAGTACTCAAGAATATATGCAATTAGTCCTAGCCTCTTTGGTAGCTATCCCTGCACTTGGTGAGTATAAAAACATGCTTGGGATAGCCCTTAAAAACCATGTTAATCCCGTTGCTATCAAAGAAATTTTATATCAGGCAGTGCCCTATGTGGGGTTTGGACGGGTGTATGATTTTTTAGAGGCTACTAATGTAATCTTAAACGCGCATGGCTTTAAACTCCCCTTAGAGACACAAAAAAGTGTGAGTAGAGATCAAAGGCAAGAAAAAGGTCTAGCTATCCAAAGAAAATTCTTTGGAGACATGATTGATAAAATGCAACACCACGCTCCCAAAGATGAACAGCATATCCGCCAGTTTTTATCAGAAAATTGTTTTGGAGACTACTACACTAGAGAGGGTTTAACCCTGCCTTTTAGAGAGCTTTTAACCTTTGTGTATCTAACTTCCTTAGGAGGAGCAGACGCGCAACTTAAGGCCCATGTCGGTGGGAATATTGCTGCGGGCAATGATAGAAAGAAACTAATAGGCGTGATAACTGCACTCATTCCCTATATTGGCTATCCTAAAAGTCTTAATGCTTTGAATGCAATTGATAGCATAGCTCCAGCAAAATAA
- a CDS encoding coiled-coil domain-containing protein — protein MDRQNTQQALQAILNKALEEIKEVLTSSFNADLQVAIKQERAKLEKEFNTRLQEKDQKIANQRKHLQIITAKLEENQKQIVTLKQALEEKNKPVANPQEALKNNQPEERGHVLALEEKIARLEKIIKVQNYRIEGQRNLILSYQEQYEDGSLPWIEEGEEIDLKTEEEPPKK, from the coding sequence ATGGACAGACAAAACACGCAACAGGCTTTACAGGCCATCTTAAACAAAGCACTTGAAGAAATCAAAGAGGTTTTAACTTCTAGTTTTAATGCAGATTTACAAGTGGCTATCAAGCAGGAGAGGGCTAAGCTTGAAAAAGAATTTAATACCCGCCTGCAAGAAAAAGATCAAAAGATTGCCAACCAGCGTAAACATCTCCAGATCATAACAGCCAAACTAGAGGAAAACCAAAAACAAATTGTTACCCTCAAGCAGGCTTTAGAGGAAAAAAACAAGCCAGTAGCCAATCCCCAAGAGGCGTTGAAAAACAACCAACCGGAGGAGAGAGGCCATGTTTTGGCTTTAGAGGAGAAAATTGCCCGATTAGAAAAGATCATTAAGGTGCAAAATTACCGCATAGAAGGCCAGCGCAATCTGATTTTAAGCTACCAAGAGCAGTATGAGGATGGCTCCCTGCCTTGGATAGAGGAGGGCGAGGAAATAGACTTAAAGACAGAGGAAGAACCCCCTAAAAAGTAG
- a CDS encoding outer membrane protein, producing MKRGFYAFLSSAMVLGVTGLQAERNAWYVGASYEVGQVGETVRNPKPGGSDYNFSRLPSGHYSLLAVMQGLGISVGYKQFFGKKKWFGLRYYGFMDYGHSVFGANELVPGKGTFANLTDMFTYGGGIDTLYDVINKDDVTFGFFLGAAIAGNSWGNTTGGPLLTIAYPANSEQVLDPAIFQFLFNLGMRTTIGKHQEFDFGIKIPTINDYYFNKKGLSFTYRRQYSLYVGYRYNF from the coding sequence ATGAAGAGAGGATTTTATGCCTTTTTATCAAGTGCCATGGTACTTGGCGTAACAGGCCTGCAAGCCGAAAGGAATGCGTGGTATGTGGGAGCAAGTTACGAAGTAGGGCAGGTTGGAGAAACAGTAAGAAACCCTAAACCGGGAGGTAGTGATTATAATTTTAGCAGGTTACCTTCTGGCCATTACAGCCTTTTGGCCGTGATGCAAGGACTTGGTATTAGCGTGGGGTATAAACAATTCTTTGGTAAGAAAAAATGGTTTGGTCTGCGCTACTATGGCTTTATGGATTATGGACACTCTGTTTTTGGGGCTAACGAGCTGGTACCTGGTAAAGGCACTTTTGCTAACCTCACTGACATGTTTACCTATGGCGGTGGTATTGATACGCTCTATGATGTGATTAATAAAGATGATGTAACCTTTGGGTTCTTTTTAGGAGCAGCCATTGCTGGTAACTCTTGGGGCAACACCACAGGCGGACCGCTTCTTACTATTGCTTATCCAGCCAATTCTGAACAAGTCCTAGACCCTGCCATTTTCCAATTTCTCTTTAATCTAGGTATGCGCACCACTATTGGCAAACACCAAGAATTTGACTTTGGGATCAAAATCCCCACCATTAATGATTACTACTTTAACAAAAAAGGGCTCTCTTTTACTTACCGCAGACAATATAGCTTGTATGTGGGGTATCGCTACAACTTCTAA
- a CDS encoding NAD(P)H-dependent oxidoreductase — protein MQKILVISGHPNLKTSKVTKIILEKMAKALPNTDFLYLDTTYPDYQIDVAREYARLVRYDVIILQFPITWHSAPSLLKRYIDDLLFYNFATDSKGGKLKGKKLMLSVTAARHQDIYQESGYAKCTLDQCLYCFDIIARDARMEKLPNVYIYGMGYSVHSI, from the coding sequence GTGCAAAAAATACTTGTCATTTCAGGACACCCCAATTTAAAAACATCAAAGGTAACCAAAATCATTTTAGAGAAAATGGCAAAAGCATTGCCCAATACGGATTTTCTTTATCTGGACACTACCTACCCTGATTATCAAATTGATGTTGCCCGCGAATATGCGCGTTTAGTGCGCTATGATGTAATTATTCTACAATTTCCAATTACTTGGCATAGCGCCCCCTCCCTACTCAAGCGCTATATTGACGATCTTTTATTTTATAATTTTGCCACCGATTCTAAAGGTGGCAAACTTAAAGGGAAAAAATTGATGTTATCAGTTACAGCTGCAAGACACCAAGATATTTATCAAGAAAGCGGTTATGCAAAATGCACGCTGGATCAATGTTTATACTGCTTTGATATTATAGCGCGTGATGCGCGGATGGAAAAATTGCCTAATGTTTATATCTATGGAATGGGTTATTCTGTCCACTCTATTTAG